The following is a genomic window from Bos taurus isolate L1 Dominette 01449 registration number 42190680 breed Hereford chromosome 11, ARS-UCD2.0, whole genome shotgun sequence.
TGAATTTATGGAAAGTTGTCtataataaaatttctttaaatcaaATTAGGTTTCTTATTGACTAACATGATCCCGTCAAAGACGTATTCCCATATAAAGACTCTAACCCAAAGATATATAACTAAGCTATACAGAAAATTGATATGTTTTCAGTGTTGTCTTAactgaatttttgttttcatcatgAAAGTCATATATGTCCATACAGACAACTGAACAATAGGTCAAAGTTAAAAGGGAAAACTACCCATAATCCCATCATCTACATATAACCTTTAGTTAGCATTTTAGACAATTTCCCGCCAgcttttcctttaattcttttatttggtAATGTAATATAAAAAACACTAAACTAAAATCTATCACAGAAAAGTAATTTTCTGATAAAATTATCTGAGATagtcttccttttttcccccccttcctttttaaagtatgtaaatGATGCCATGAAACAGAACATCACAAACGAACTATACTTTCTCATAGGAACACAGTATTTGGAGGCtggtcttcctgacccgggaccctatatcaaataaataacagatataaactgaaaatagagcatAAAAGCAAAGCTGTCTATACATTTTTACAAAAGCTAAAATACTTAAGAGCTAAATGCTTAAGGAAATGGGAATAAATGTACAAAATACATTGCAAAGCATCTTAACTATATAAAATACTCATTAAGTGTATATTTTCACAAGCTTCTAGTTAAAGATGATAGACTGAGTACACAAATATGCCTAATCCCTCTTGAAACTCttctgaaatgattttaaaaaggggTTAAAAGGAGGCAATAGCCACAGAGAATAGAAGAAATAGCAATAAGAATGTAGAAGGAAGAGGTAGCCAGCTTGACCAACGAAAGAGTCAAATTCTATGCTGGCAGTTTGGCTGAGAAAGAATCTGATTCAACCTCAAAGCCTCTGAAAGGCTCCGGAATTGCTGGAGGGCTCTAGAGCATCTGTTAAAAAGCAGTCACACCTGGGAACTGCCTGGCAGTCCAGGgattaggacttggtgctttcactgccaggcctGGATtccatcctggtcagggaagatccccaaaGCTGGTGGTTTGGCCAGTCAGTCAATAAAAATCATTAGACCTCCAAATCCACCCTGTATCCCTGAACTCCATGCAGACTGGTGGCTCTGTCCCGCCCACCTTCATCCCAACAGGGCACCAGGCACATATGCTCCAAGTCTCCGGATGATATCATGCAAGACTGAGGGTGGGAGTGTCTGTTGAAAAAAGGGATAAATGGAAGTTTCCATGCTGAAGGTTGAGACTCCCAGCTCCCTTTTCTCCAATAAAGGGGAATTGGTAGCCTGATTCCTGGTTCTCGGGAAGGAGGATAAATGAGCCTTCTTCAGAGAATATGACCAGCCTTAGAAGAAAGATCTCTTAGATCTTTCTTAGATCTTAGAGGGGGTTCCTCAATCAGCTGACTCAGCCAGATCACTCTATGGTAAAGCCTCATCTGTGACCAGAgtttttaataagtttttaaaacCTACTTCATACACATACAAATGGTCCAGTTTCACCAGCATCTGAGTAAAGCCTCTAATGAATAATAGAGAATACAACCTTCAAAAAAAAGtagatgagagaagaaaaagcatTGGAAAAGAATCAGGCAGTACAGGAAGAAAAGGTAACTTGATAGTTCTGGTGAAAGGAGATCCCAGAATGACAACTGATAAAGATGGGGGTGAAGAACCACCAGTTGgccactcaccacaaccagagaaagcccggcagtgcaacagtgaagacctagcatagcaccaccacccccccacccccgccaaaaaaagaagaataacCTGAGGAGAAGAAATCAACAGAATGTAATGTTTTGAAAGTATTGAAAAGTATAGATAATTATAGAAGAGTTTGGAAATACTAAGCAAagggaaaacaagaaaataatttcaggaaaattagaaaacCATACTTAGAAGGCAAAGTAACCATAGTATGTACTACATGGATCAGTATATACTTCTCACCTATTTACATATTATAGGGAAAAGAGTTTTAAAACTATTTGATGCAGTCTTTGTTAAATTATATAGAGACAGTGGTTTTATTAGGTTTTAGAATTACAAGTTATTTCATGAAATGGCTCTGAATGATTGATCTATGGATATTGATGTGTTgggtttaatatattttttaggtTCTTTATGGTGAGGTATGAGTattggaggagaaggcaatggcaccccactccagtactcttgcctggaaaatcccatggaggagtagcctggtaggctgcagtccatggggtctcgaagagtcggacacgactgagcgacttcactttctcttttcactttcatgcattggagaaggaaatggcaacccactccagtgttcttgcctggagaatcccagggacgggggagcctggtgggctgccgtctatggggtcacacagagttggacacgactgaagtgacttagcatagcatagcatgagtATTGGATTTCTAAGTATTGGATATTGATGTTATACTATAATTTTCTATGCTATTGCTTTCCATAAGTGCACATTTCTGCAATGAGTTTTAAGTGAGACATATTCacttgacaccacccttatggcagaaagtgaagaggaataaaaagcctctttatgaaagtgaaggaggagagtgaaaaagttggcttaaagctcaatattcagaaaactaaaatcatggcatctggtcccatcacttcatgggaaatagatggggaaacagtggaaacagtgtcagactttattttttggggctccaaaatcactgcagatggtgactgcagccatgaaattaaaagacacttactccttggaaggaaagttatgaccaacctagatagcatgttcaaaagcagagacattactttgccaacaaaggtccgtctagtcaaggctatggtttttccagtagtcatgtatggatgtgagagttggacagtgaagaaagctgagctctgaagaattgatgcttttgaactgtggtgttggagaagactcttgagagtccctttgactgcaaggagatccaaccagtccatcctaaagtagataagttctgggtgttcattggaaggactgatgttgaagctgaaactccaatactttggccacctcatgcaaagagttgactcattggaaaagaccctaattctgggaaggattggggccaggaggagaaggggacgacagaggatgagatggctagatggcatcaccgactcaatggacatgggtttgggtagactccgggagttagtgatggacagggaggcctggcgtgctgtgattcatggggtcgcaaaggtcagacatgactgaatgactgaactgaactgattcacttGACAAGAAAGTGACTCTATTTGTTTACATGTGACACTAAtttctagaaaataaatattttaattaaaatgttcatGAAGGACATATTGTACTTCATATTTTGCATATAACTTTATGAAGTAAATTAGAACCTTTAACATTACATTATATAACTGCCATTTTGCAAACAGAGAACTCATATGAAAGAGGAGTTTTAAGAAGTCACCCATTTAAGACAGATACTTACTGTGGCCCCATTTCTAATGGCCTCTTCGTAGAGCCCAATAACATCAAAGGTGCCTTTGCTTGCCAACAACTTTGCTTTGCAGATCCAAAATTTAGCAAATTTTTCAGCCTCAGGAATACTGGACAAAATGGCAAATACTTCATTAGAAAGTACaccctggaaaaaagaaaagtacccAGAGGTAATTGTTACTTGCTGTTATTTTCACATCTCCTAATACTTACCATAGTAGGTATGCAGAAATCAGTCTGATAAgtggtttttttaattaaaaatattcaattttacTGAAGTAGTTTAGATAATAAAATGAACCTATTTAAATAGTTTTGAGGAGTTTTTGCACTGATGATTAAATTTTAAGAGACcaaatagaaaaatgtttatcATAGCTCAAAGTAAGAAATTGTTCTACCTGTTTATGTAAACCCAAAACCTAACCAAACCCTAGAGTAATCAACCTTCCATGTACTTTTTACATAGTCATAACAACGTGAACATTGAATAGTGACCAGAATTTCTGCTTAACTAACAGAAGCATAAGGATGCATAGGTGTGAAAGggtcatgggtgtacatatgtatgtgttgGGCATCCATGcacgtatatgtgtgtgtgtgtgtgtgagtcattcagtcgtgtccaactctttgcaggtATATATAAGGAAGGTTACACCACATACAAAGGAACTTTATAATGGCTTCATAGGTTTGGACCCTTTCTGCCTTGTACTGAGAGCAGCGCAGTGACATGGACTAGAAGGAAAATGGGAGCTACTATGCTCAGAAATCCAGGTAGTGGCACACTGAACCAAGTAGCACCTCCTACTCTTCCTGACATGGGAAAGACACAGGGGTAAGCTCACAGTCAAGAGTCACTAATTTCTGAGGAAACCAACACTGCATGAAAGAGGCATAAAATGCAACAACTAGAAGAATGAAcactgctgcaaagagctgaggGCACAAAGAGGAATAAATTTTAAGAGTGTTGCAGTCAATATCTTCAGAGTGATAAAATACTGCCATCAtaaaactagaatcaatgttaTGAAAAAGAATCAATAGATGGGCAGAACAGTGGCACAGTTGAAGAATAATCAGTGAGCTGAAAAATCCAGCTGTGGAATTCTTCCAGAACCCAGTGAAACAGAACAAAGAAATGAAGTATATAAAAGAGTTCTGGAGGACACATGTATACTCTATATTGGATATATTTATTAGATACATCTATATTGGATATATTCCAATATCCATGTAACAGAATTTCTTCAAAGAcacagaaagaacaaagctgaacaTGCATTGCAGTTATAGAAGAAAATTCCCAAGGATTGAACAGAGAAACAAATGTTCAGACTGCAAGGTCCCCAGAGAGCTAAGCAAGATGGATGAAAAAAGACCTATACTAAGAAAACcaaggataaaaagaaaatcttaaattcttccagagaggggggaaaaaaaaacaagattacCTACAGAAGAATGAAAGATTGACACGAGACTTTACTAAATCAACAATTCCAGatgcaagaaagaaaatgaaacagtaaCTTTCAAATCTTCCAGGAAAAACCATCTGAATTTAGACATTTCCCCCAAACTATGAATCCAACATGAGGATGAAATGATGACATTTTTATAAGCATAACAACTCAGAAAGTTTACCATTCAAAAACCATGAAGTTATTAGTGAATGAACTTTAGAATTCAACTGGAAGACTTGAAACAAAAATAGCCACAAGAAGAATATGATATATAACTGCACACCATGTTTGAACTCATACTTAGCACTTTCTTTTGTGATTTCAAATTATATGCTTTTTTTATGAAATGAAAACTGGATCAAACAAagacatgaagaaaaataaaccaaaaaatacTGCATGTAAATTGAGttactaaataaaattaaacatatatgtaattacatatatgtttaaataaagttaaacatatatgtaattataatAAATGTACATGGGCtaaatgcactttttaaaagcagagagttttccatattttgttAGAGAAATTAAACTATGTATTCATATGAGACATACCTTTAAAAATAGAGAGATAGGGAAAGAttgtaacaacaacaaagcagGTGTGGCAAGATTAATATCAGATAGAAAAATCAGAGCAAGTCATGAATCTTTATGCACTTAACAACATAACtttgaaaaatagaaagtaaaCATTGATAGAAAGACAAAGTGACATTATGAAATCACAGTGCTAGTAAAAGACTTTGgtatatttttttcagagagCAAAAAAAAGCAAGTAAACGAACAAAAAAATAATCGtgctatttaaaatttctaagtttGATCTAATGGATATCCATGTAGAATTTTCTATTCAGCAGAGAATACATACACTTTTCAAATACTTTTGGAACATTCACCAAGGCTGATCAGACATTAAGATCAGAAAGAAAATTTCAACAAATTCCATAAAGCAGAACACATATAGGCTACATTCACCAACCACAATGCAGTATAATTAAAAACTGACAGACAGGtagccagaaaaacaaaaacaaacaaaaaaaccagatACCAACAAAACCAACTACCTATCTGGAAGTTAAAATACTCTTCTAAGGTAACTTCTGGGTTGAAGACCTCAAAATGGAAATGTCAAACTAGCAACAAATGAGAATGTGTCAGTTATTGAGCTTCAGTGTCTTAGCTCTAAACCCACCTTTTATCCTCTGCTTTGTGATACAGAATTCTGTAAGTCTATAAATCACTTTGTTTTGACAGCAGTTCCTTGATGGGCTCAGCCAGTGTGGGGCAGTAGAGGAAGGCTGCAGGCTGGAGAAGAGAGGGGACTTCCTCTTTTTCGTTTGCTTTCATCACCCCAGGCTCTTCACTCTGGCAGCAGCAGTTGGTTCTAGCCTCTACCTTTTTCACCCTGGCATGCACGGATCCTGTCTCACTGTGCTCCTTCAGAGGCAAAAGCCCCAACTGGGTAGTTAGCATCCTTTTCTCCAGGTCTGAATCCCAGCCCCGTAGGcccctcctgcagctcctgtggTGCCAGCATCCTTAGAGTTGGAGTCCCATTTACACCAGGGTTTGTCTCTCCCAGCTTCTAGGTTCTGACATCTCCAACCTCTCTTTGTTCCCCTAGACCCAGTGGATGCTGCTAGCTGCTTCCTGCAGTTATTGCCACTGTTACCTGAGATTCATTTCTGCTGTCCGTTCTGTGTGCGGCACCCCTATCTCCTTTGATGATTCCTTTATCATTTCTGTGCACACAGGCTCACAAAGTACTTTACAGGCAGCATCTGTGCCTCTTTGTAATGTGTCCATAGAGTCAGAAGGGACTGGGCATTTTTGATCCCCAAGGGCAGCCATTAATCAATGACCATGGAATGACTAATGCCACAGTTTCCTTGCCCCGATCAGGACAGCTCTGAGAGATGAGACCGGCACTGTCTCTGCAGCTCCCAGGTGGGACTGTGACGCAGCGACTCTCCATGAACTCTGCTTGAGACCATGCCTTGCCtgccctctttctcctcctggtccCACATCCCCAAATCCCCTTCCAGTTGTCCCCTGGAGCCTCTTCCTAGTAAACTACTTCCACACAAATTCTCCTTGTACGGTCTGCTTCCAGGAAACTCACATAAAACACTGTGAAAGTGATTTTCATATTACATTCTTTCTACTGAGATTGcttgtgtttctgttttcctgacttGACTCTTGACTGATATGAAACATTACCTAGTCAAACCTGAAGGATAAGACCAAAGCCAAGTTTGGAGGCTAGGCCTTGCCTTTTGACTATAGCTTCACCTCCAAATGTCAAATGTGAACTCTTTGGACCTTGATACACAAAGAAGGCAAAGTTCCTTTTGGATCATTCTGGATCCAGACTGCTTGGGTTAATTTCccaacttctctgggcctcagcttcatTTATAAAGTGAATATAGTACTAGTTGTTATGATAATTATATGAGATAATATAAgtgaagtgcttagaacagtacctggcatacCAGGAGCCATTATCTAAATatgtatcattattattattactatcactCCTCCCTATTAAAAGGAGTAGCTAAATTTCTGCTTAGACAGAGGTTGTCTCCCTGAAACTATACTTAAGAAAAGTGTTTAAAAACCTTAAGACTTGGCAAAGCTTTGGAAGATTATCGTTCTCACTCACCCTTTCAATGAGCTGCAGACATTCTGTCAGAGTGTTGTTAATTTTATTGGACAGTTCAAGTtgtgctttcttttcttcctcttctttttccataCTCTTCCAGAATGAAATATTCATTTcctctattattttcctttttgttttaagCTCCATAGGAGGCCGTTTATAGATTTTCCCCTTAGATTTCCGCCATTCTTCCAACTGTTTCCTGTTATACAATTAAAACAGGGAACAGGTTTAAGGTTTTTTTCTGGTACCTGGATAAGATTCTAACATACGATGAGCATAGATTAGCACTGCACACCTTCAACTGCAAAGTCGGGAGAATGTTTTGAAAACAATTTACTAATTGCTACGGAGGCACTGGTTGCTCCCACCCTTCAGAAGGTAGATGCCAGATGGAGTACTAGGATTACAACATGTGGTTAGCATCTCCATCTTCAAATTTCTTAACTTCCtgattgttattcagtcgctaagtcatgtctgactctttgcgacccagactgcagcatgccaggcttccgtgtccttcactatctcaatAATTCCCTGATTATTCTTTAATATTATTCcctgaaaatttttatttcacctgTATGCTACTTCTGACAGTTGCTTTCTTAAGACATCCCTCCATCTTCACGATCACTAACTCAGCACTCCATTTCTCTTCTCATAAGCTCTGTATCTGCCACTCAACCAGATGTACCAAACCTATATTCTGCCCTCAGTAGGGTCTTGGCCACTCAAAGCAACCCACTTGGCCCAGTTTCTTAAGCCTCTCCTCATGTTACAGGACCCCTGCTTCCCCTAACAAGGGCAATAATTTCAGGGCTCTTTTCTTAGGTAGCTAGTCTCTGATGGCACCAAGTCCTAGGCTGCACCCTCCCCATACTGTTCCCACTCTGCACTCCTGCTTTGAGGCAGTCCACTCTTGGGGGTGGCACCAAAACACGAGGACCCAAGCATCTGAGTGTAGGCTCTTCTGCTTCTCTAAATCACAACTGCACTTTCATGACTCACAAATGTACATTTCAGCCCAGATCATTCCCTAGGGCCCCAAACTTTGTAAAACCCTCTGCCTAATTGATATCTGTTGTTTGATGTCTGGCaggtatttaaaatttaatatcgTCCAAAACAAAGCTCTTTATTTTCATCTCTAAATCCTTTCCCAGAGCCTTCCCTACATTGGTAAATACTATCCCCACTTACCCAGCTGCTAGGGCCTAAATCCAGGAGATGTCGTGAGTAGCCCCTTCTTTCCTCGCATCTGACACGTCATCGTGTGGTCAGTACTGCTTCTGTCCCCACTGCTACCATTGGTCCAGTGCACCATTACCGtctgcctggagtgctgcagcaaGCCTCCTAAGTCACCTCCTTGCTTCCACTCTAATCCTTTTCCAATTTATCCTGTGCACAGCTGCTGGTGATCTTTACAACATAAACCAGAGTCACTGCCAGGAACTTCTCATGGCTCTTggtataaaattcaaaatgttctCCATGGCCAGAGCCGCAGAGCAATGTGCCCCCTGCCTACTCCAGACTCACGTCTCACCACTCTCCTGCTCACCCCCTGCCATCCAGGAGCCCTGGCTTCCTTCCAATCACCTGACCCAAACTCATTCCTGTCTCAGGGCCTTGTATTATCAATCTTTGGTCCTCTACTCAAATGATACCTCCTTGAAGAGGTAATTTTCTGTAATTAATCTTATTTAATCAATGTGTTGATTttctattaatatcttctgcactgGAATGCAAGGTCTGTGAAGATGGAAACCTTGGATGGCCTAGTGCCTAGCACGGTGTTTGGAACACAGTAAGTGTTTGATTGCTGTAAAATTCACCTTTTCTGGCACACAGTTCTGTGCGTGTCAACAAATGCATGAATATCATGTCACCATGATTACAATCAAGATATAACACCCTTAAAGATTCCCTGATATTTCTTGGTGGTCAGCCATGCTACCCACGTCCAGCCTCCAGCAATCACGGATCTGTTTGCTGTCCTTATTTTGCTTTTGCCAGAAAATCAACAACTATTAACACTCTTagaatttgccttttctaaagtCAACTCATTCCCAGGACTAGAAAGCCATAGATTTGTTATTCTAGTACTTTCCATATACACACCAGAAAAAAACCGTTCCCTAAGAGTAGACTGCGACTGTGTGCACACCACTATATCTCTCAGTTCCTGACACATTGTAGGTGCTGAAGGAACACCACAGGAATGAGTGAAGATCTATTCCCTCTACAGACTCCTTCTCTTTTGGTCATCAACGCTGGCCAATTGTAATCAGACTATCTTATGATCCACTGTAGGTTATGTGGTCTAGACTGTGAGCTCCAGGGTAGGGACCCTGGCCTCCTCGTTCACCAGCTCCAGGTCTCTGCATTCAGTTTTCTCTCTGTTAAGACTTGTCTTTCTTCTGGTCACTGTCCTTTTTCAGCCCAGTTGTCACTGTTGAAAGTACCTCCCCCGACCTTTCTATCTAAAAAAGTCATCCCGGCCTCCCTCTCTCAATCACCTCACCCTGAATCaagttgtttattttctctttcttcagggGGCAGAGAGCTTATCAGTTGTGTTCAGGGCTGTATCAGAAAATAAATCCTGCCCTCACTTCACTCTGCTACACCTTTTAGCTACCATCGTATTTTATGTGGTCCTTTCGCCCTTGTCAGGAATCTCCTTATTTTCTACTGAACCAAGTATACCGAGGTGCTTCTCCTGGGATGTTCACTACATCGTGAGAACATATATGGTCCTGTGCAGAAAGTGTATGAAGTCCTTTGGCTCAGTTTCAAGCATCACCTATGTTAATGCCTGAGGTCCTGATTTCTACCATCTGAACTCTATGTGAACTGCTTAATTCTCTCTGCTTCAGTTCACTTTCCAAAACTTGGCCTGCTCAGACTCATAGAAGTTGCCTGCTCCTTCTTCCCTGATAACCTTTCTGGCTTTACACACTAGTTGGCTTGATGAGGGATTACCATCTCTGCACTTCCTATCTATGCAAGTTCACTACTCTGGCTGCTCCCACCCTGCCTCTGTTCTGTCCCTGTGGGGCAGGCACTTCCTGCATGAATAATCTACCTCTGCAACCCCTACTTCTTGGTCAACTATTTTgcttgaatttctttaaaaaaaaattaaaagaaaactaaaaaataaattatttcaagcatACAGAAGATTACAGAGTACAATCTCCACCCAGTTCTATCAAGTCTTAATATCTGCTTTGAATTTTTAAGAGTTATAGCTAAAAATTACCCAGGAGCCATTATTTATGACCCATTTCCTGACTTTAGCACTCCTGATAGTCAATTTGCCTAGCCATCTTAATTTGCAAAAGTATGGAATTAAAATAAAGTACCTTCGATCCTCTGCCGCGATCTTCTTACATGGATTAGTTTGGGCCCCATTCGGGACTCCTCTTCCACTTATGGTTGGGCCACCAGCTTGAGTCCGGGGAGCTGTCTTGTTTAGAAAACATTTCTGGGGAGGAGCGCTTTTGAACTTGGAGTCCAGAGTCCGCGCTCTTTGTTGACAACTGTTGTTGCATTTATTCCCAGTGGCTCCATTTGCTCTTATGCTAGGGGTGCTTGGAATGACCGAGTTAAAGCTGCCaacagtcaaatttggccttTGGCTTATGGCTTTTGATTTCTGCAGTGCATATGATGTCTGAGGTCTACAACAAGCCTGAGTGGGTTTATGATCTTGCTTAATGTTTGGATGTCTGTGGTTACACCCTCCTTGAAGCACACTGGGGTGTGTACTGGGTTTGCTGTGTTTTACTTTCTGCTCAGTAACAGTGTATGACTGTAACTTAGCTTCATTTGGTCTTTCATACTTACTTCTATTAACCTTTATAGACTTTATGTCCTTAACCACTGTTTTCTTTGTGGCTTGAGTCCTATTAAGTGTCTGGACAAAGTGAGAAGGGAGGGTTTTGGGGGGTTTTCCCCCTGGTCTTATAAGGTCTGCTACTCTAGAGAGtttctgagacttccctggtggaacaCTGATTTGtgtttcttcaacaaatggtttAATAACTCCCTCTTTCAGAGCAGCACTGTTCACTGAGCTTTTGTCCAAGACTTCTCTAGTAGAAGCCAAACTGCTTTTGGTTTGATTAGTTTGGGGcttatttatggtccaggatTCAGGATTTGGCTTCCTTTCCGAGTTTGGTAAGTCTTGGGGCAAGTTCTCTTTATTCATCTCTTTTAGACAGCCACCCAGGGATTCATTTTCAACATGGGTATTGTCCACAGGGTCTGTACCTTTAGCAGTTCTTTGATCTGTTACCTGctgctttgtagttttcagttTCTGTACATTAAGTGATCCCATGGTTTTTCTTGGCTGTTTTCCATCAGTGGACGATCCAAATCCACGCAGCTGTTGACTATTGCCAGGAGGCTTACCGTTTGGGTTAGAAGAAACACTTTCTGAAGTGAGCCTTTTGCCTAGTTTTGGTGGCTCCAACTTTGGCCTCTGGGACCTGGTGATATTGGCAGGTCTGGATTGCAGTTTAATGTTGATGGATCTTGTAGTTTTGACAGGCAAGGCAACATGGTTGgtaacatcttttttgggtcCAATAgtctaaaaatacaaataaattaaagGTAAAAACATTAGTCcattgtttttaaagtaaaaaaaacaacaactagtTATTTTGTTGATAACTTAAGAAAATTGACTTGACAAAACAAAGATTCACTAACAGATGACTTTTATAACTTGAGTTCCTATTAGAAATACATTAGAATTAATAGAATTCTAATAGAATTCTGCAGATCTGCAGTGAACACACAAAAATTGCTGTTTAACAAAATAAACAAGTACTTGCTGAGTGCTCACGGTGTCCCAATGATGTATCCTTCCTGGAATTCCAGAAAGATACAAACATAATAAACTTATGTTAGGGTACCTCCTGAGTTCCTCCTCATAAGttcgtttgttttttttgttttggttgtattgagaggcaagtgggatcttagttccctgactagggatcgaac
Proteins encoded in this region:
- the CKAP2L gene encoding cytoskeleton-associated protein 2-like; amino-acid sequence: MVRPGLSAAAEERQRKLQEYLAAKGKLKCQNTKPYLKAKNNCPNPPHSKSTIGPKKDVTNHVALPVKTTRSINIKLQSRPANITRSQRPKLEPPKLGKRLTSESVSSNPNGKPPGNSQQLRGFGSSTDGKQPRKTMGSLNVQKLKTTKQQVTDQRTAKGTDPVDNTHVENESLGGCLKEMNKENLPQDLPNSERKPNPESWTINKPQTNQTKSSLASTREVLDKSSVNSAALKEGVIKPFVEETQISVPPGKSQKLSRVADLIRPGGKPPKTLPSHFVQTLNRTQATKKTVVKDIKSIKVNRSKYERPNEAKLQSYTVTEQKVKHSKPSTHPSVLQGGCNHRHPNIKQDHKPTQACCRPQTSYALQKSKAISQRPNLTVGSFNSVIPSTPSIRANGATGNKCNNSCQQRARTLDSKFKSAPPQKCFLNKTAPRTQAGGPTISGRGVPNGAQTNPCKKIAAEDRRKQLEEWRKSKGKIYKRPPMELKTKRKIIEEMNISFWKSMEKEEEEKKAQLELSNKINNTLTECLQLIERGVLSNEVFAILSSIPEAEKFAKFWICKAKLLASKGTFDVIGLYEEAIRNGATPIQELREVVLNILQDRNRTTEGMTSNSLVAETNITSIEELAKKTESGASCLSPKESEQMSVTPQITKSEQDGHPGIKLQIAPIPRINGMPEVQDMKLITPVRRSARIERAVSRYPEMLQEHDLVVASLNELLEVEETECFIFRKNEALPVTLGFPVSES
- the CKAP2L gene encoding cytoskeleton-associated protein 2-like isoform X1; the encoded protein is MVRPGLSAAAEERQRKLQEYLAAKGKLKCQNTKDKVLTKTKQSLPSWDVHPRPEKQTSSPDQSSCLAVYDPPYLKAKNNCPNPPHSKSTIGPKKDVTNHVALPVKTTRSINIKLQSRPANITRSQRPKLEPPKLGKRLTSESVSSNPNGKPPGNSQQLRGFGSSTDGKQPRKTMGSLNVQKLKTTKQQVTDQRTAKGTDPVDNTHVENESLGGCLKEMNKENLPQDLPNSERKPNPESWTINKPQTNQTKSSLASTREVLDKSSVNSAALKEGVIKPFVEETQISVPPGKSQKLSRVADLIRPGGKPPKTLPSHFVQTLNRTQATKKTVVKDIKSIKVNRSKYERPNEAKLQSYTVTEQKVKHSKPSTHPSVLQGGCNHRHPNIKQDHKPTQACCRPQTSYALQKSKAISQRPNLTVGSFNSVIPSTPSIRANGATGNKCNNSCQQRARTLDSKFKSAPPQKCFLNKTAPRTQAGGPTISGRGVPNGAQTNPCKKIAAEDRRKQLEEWRKSKGKIYKRPPMELKTKRKIIEEMNISFWKSMEKEEEEKKAQLELSNKINNTLTECLQLIERGVLSNEVFAILSSIPEAEKFAKFWICKAKLLASKGTFDVIGLYEEAIRNGATPIQELREVVLNILQDRNRTTEGMTSNSLVAETNITSIEELAKKTESGASCLSPKESEQMSVTPQITKSEQDGHPGIKLQIAPIPRINGMPEVQDMKLITPVRRSARIERAVSRYPEMLQEHDLVVASLNELLEVEETECFIFRKNEALPVTLGFPVSES
- the CKAP2L gene encoding cytoskeleton-associated protein 2-like isoform X2: MAPGWGLKGRANRNASISFGPALPYFRLAGFKPTGANESGRKRGAPAFSPGAAFEEKLSFENHGASWTLRRRGRAAEKAAGVPSSQGKTEVPKHQTIGPKKDVTNHVALPVKTTRSINIKLQSRPANITRSQRPKLEPPKLGKRLTSESVSSNPNGKPPGNSQQLRGFGSSTDGKQPRKTMGSLNVQKLKTTKQQVTDQRTAKGTDPVDNTHVENESLGGCLKEMNKENLPQDLPNSERKPNPESWTINKPQTNQTKSSLASTREVLDKSSVNSAALKEGVIKPFVEETQISVPPGKSQKLSRVADLIRPGGKPPKTLPSHFVQTLNRTQATKKTVVKDIKSIKVNRSKYERPNEAKLQSYTVTEQKVKHSKPSTHPSVLQGGCNHRHPNIKQDHKPTQACCRPQTSYALQKSKAISQRPNLTVGSFNSVIPSTPSIRANGATGNKCNNSCQQRARTLDSKFKSAPPQKCFLNKTAPRTQAGGPTISGRGVPNGAQTNPCKKIAAEDRRKQLEEWRKSKGKIYKRPPMELKTKRKIIEEMNISFWKSMEKEEEEKKAQLELSNKINNTLTECLQLIERGVLSNEVFAILSSIPEAEKFAKFWICKAKLLASKGTFDVIGLYEEAIRNGATPIQELREVVLNILQDRNRTTEGMTSNSLVAETNITSIEELAKKTESGASCLSPKESEQMSVTPQITKSEQDGHPGIKLQIAPIPRINGMPEVQDMKLITPVRRSARIERAVSRYPEMLQEHDLVVASLNELLEVEETECFIFRKNEALPVTLGFPVSES